Proteins co-encoded in one Candidatus Kapaibacterium sp. genomic window:
- a CDS encoding IgGFc-binding protein — protein sequence MTWYLKGLVLLVAGCWLAAELRAQYPDSRGREFWLTFLPNYHNNRRDPDPRERLGDSLYIFIVAEGPCRGFIEWWDTAGQRVQERFAIVDPRFPYVFARSWWGLELMGYNDSGVLLTSGENEGGQGERPVYKAFHVVVEEGSEVTVYAFQQALYSSDAFLVLPIDVLGREYLVMSYPSDGRSSVGGISPESTPSQFAVVAVEDQTEVTILPSAPTYRNGLQEQRVVLNRGQVYLVQARITPSQLRPDLTGTEIRATKPIAVFAGHQRALVPVGQPGLTSRDILVEQLPPISTWGYSVLLTHFPPPSQGIAPQGTHRFRVLAAQAGTQVFVNGQRVAVLDRGQVYEGELAQPLEVRATGPILVAAFHKTSNAGQVNNISDPFMMLIPPVQQFMSRYRFINAQKYSYDVAGNYMPVYQEQYATAVLPRGAELWLDGQRVSPALLQPVGTSGYMYAWLRTTDGVHNIEARFADGTPAPLGLYVYGYGPADSYGYVGGASFRPLDVTPPSLVAQYRCFSLSGVVYDTADADSRLQTVEVLSTDNVLVTVEPFPKPADSVRFQAVLRDVFSDGFFQLYARDSAGYEQRWDFALSGFTLRAEPGTVQVDAFADGQRHCGELMVHNVGRLPKYLRELRFVGALPPGTEVSLSPADSLLGPGEAMRVELCFRAERAGAYEARLLLADSCFVDDSAAIVRILIGTDETPPAVSRRRDSCGWEDRVIVADTGGLASGIVELNVLQQVNCTVSIVEREQYRVGLQVRVLDPYEDAWYELLIRDAAGNECRVADTLPGFTVQVVKPIEQELAVSPCSYGELRCDTVWLRNTGRFTVRLDYALLQRGTAFSIPPGQLPLVLAPGESWGLLVCFAPLEPVVGPYVDTLRFEALCRYRQIALRSELLPQSYIGRDQCGVVLQGRSDTTQLFVEPPSPQPATTEVRFRFSTRQPTEIQLVLYDAYGQELRELSSGMVPAGNHTVVFSVEPYPAGLYWLRLQSPTAIVLRPLLIVR from the coding sequence ATGACGTGGTACCTGAAAGGGCTAGTCCTGCTCGTTGCAGGATGCTGGTTGGCAGCCGAGCTTAGGGCACAGTATCCAGACAGCCGTGGACGCGAGTTCTGGTTGACCTTCCTGCCTAACTACCACAACAACCGCAGAGATCCAGATCCACGGGAACGCTTGGGAGACTCCCTCTACATCTTCATCGTTGCTGAAGGGCCCTGTCGTGGCTTCATTGAGTGGTGGGATACTGCTGGGCAGCGTGTCCAAGAGCGCTTTGCGATCGTAGATCCCCGATTCCCGTACGTCTTCGCCCGTTCCTGGTGGGGGCTAGAGCTCATGGGATACAACGACAGCGGTGTCCTGCTAACGAGCGGAGAGAACGAGGGGGGCCAAGGCGAACGCCCAGTGTACAAGGCTTTCCACGTTGTAGTAGAGGAAGGGAGCGAAGTTACCGTCTATGCCTTCCAACAGGCGCTCTACAGCAGCGATGCCTTCCTGGTGCTGCCTATCGATGTCCTTGGGCGAGAGTACTTGGTGATGAGCTATCCGAGCGATGGCCGTTCCTCTGTTGGCGGAATTAGCCCCGAGAGTACACCATCGCAGTTTGCTGTGGTCGCTGTGGAGGATCAGACTGAGGTCACGATCCTTCCCAGCGCTCCTACCTATCGGAATGGACTCCAGGAGCAGCGGGTAGTACTCAACCGCGGACAGGTGTACTTGGTGCAGGCACGGATTACTCCAAGCCAGCTTCGGCCGGACTTAACGGGTACAGAGATTCGGGCTACAAAGCCTATCGCTGTGTTTGCCGGACATCAGCGGGCCCTAGTCCCCGTTGGACAGCCAGGACTGACTTCACGTGATATCCTCGTGGAGCAGCTGCCACCGATTAGCACATGGGGATACTCCGTGCTCCTCACCCACTTCCCACCACCGTCGCAAGGAATTGCCCCCCAAGGAACTCACCGCTTTCGTGTTTTAGCTGCGCAAGCGGGGACCCAAGTCTTCGTGAACGGGCAGCGGGTCGCCGTCTTGGATCGCGGGCAAGTATACGAGGGTGAGCTGGCTCAACCATTGGAGGTGCGCGCAACCGGGCCCATCTTGGTTGCTGCCTTCCATAAGACCTCCAATGCTGGGCAGGTCAACAACATCAGCGACCCCTTCATGATGCTCATCCCGCCCGTGCAGCAATTCATGTCGCGGTACCGCTTCATCAATGCCCAGAAGTATAGCTACGATGTCGCGGGCAACTACATGCCTGTCTACCAGGAACAGTACGCTACGGCTGTTCTCCCGCGAGGAGCCGAGCTTTGGTTGGATGGGCAACGCGTCTCTCCAGCCCTTCTGCAGCCCGTAGGAACCTCTGGCTACATGTATGCCTGGCTGCGGACCACGGATGGGGTTCACAACATTGAGGCACGTTTTGCAGATGGGACACCAGCCCCGCTGGGACTTTACGTCTACGGCTATGGACCGGCAGACTCATACGGCTACGTTGGTGGGGCCAGTTTTCGCCCCTTGGATGTGACGCCACCGAGCCTCGTGGCGCAGTATCGGTGTTTCAGCCTCAGCGGGGTAGTTTACGATACAGCTGACGCAGATAGTCGCCTGCAGACAGTGGAGGTCCTCTCGACAGACAACGTGCTCGTGACTGTGGAGCCTTTTCCGAAGCCGGCTGATTCAGTACGCTTCCAGGCCGTGCTGCGGGATGTCTTCTCGGATGGCTTCTTCCAACTCTATGCCCGAGATTCAGCGGGTTACGAGCAGCGATGGGATTTCGCACTGTCAGGCTTCACTCTTCGGGCAGAGCCGGGCACTGTACAGGTAGATGCTTTCGCTGATGGGCAGAGACACTGTGGAGAGTTGATGGTGCACAACGTAGGCCGCTTGCCGAAGTACCTTCGGGAGCTTCGGTTCGTTGGGGCGCTGCCTCCGGGGACCGAGGTCTCTTTGAGCCCTGCTGATTCACTCCTTGGCCCTGGAGAGGCTATGCGAGTGGAGCTCTGCTTCCGAGCAGAGAGGGCAGGTGCCTACGAAGCACGACTACTCCTTGCCGATAGTTGCTTCGTTGACGACAGCGCAGCGATCGTTCGGATCCTAATTGGCACCGACGAGACTCCGCCAGCGGTGTCCCGACGCCGAGATTCGTGCGGCTGGGAAGATCGAGTCATCGTCGCTGACACGGGTGGTTTGGCCTCCGGCATCGTGGAGCTGAATGTTCTCCAGCAGGTGAACTGCACCGTCTCGATCGTAGAACGTGAGCAGTATCGGGTAGGTCTGCAGGTGAGAGTCTTGGACCCCTACGAAGATGCTTGGTATGAGCTCCTGATTCGCGATGCGGCGGGCAACGAGTGCCGTGTTGCTGATACGTTGCCGGGGTTTACGGTGCAAGTCGTTAAGCCGATAGAGCAGGAGTTAGCAGTATCGCCCTGCTCTTACGGCGAGCTCCGGTGTGATACAGTCTGGCTCCGGAACACAGGGCGCTTCACTGTACGCCTGGACTATGCCTTGCTGCAGCGGGGGACAGCGTTTTCGATACCGCCTGGACAGCTACCGCTCGTGCTGGCCCCAGGAGAGTCCTGGGGACTCTTGGTCTGTTTTGCACCGTTGGAGCCTGTGGTAGGCCCCTATGTGGACACGCTGCGATTCGAGGCGCTCTGCCGGTACAGGCAGATTGCGTTGCGGAGTGAATTGCTACCGCAGTCGTATATCGGGCGTGACCAGTGTGGAGTAGTGCTACAGGGCAGGAGCGACACGACCCAACTCTTCGTAGAGCCACCGTCCCCGCAGCCAGCAACTACAGAGGTTCGGTTCCGCTTCAGTACTCGACAGCCAACAGAGATTCAGCTCGTACTGTACGATGCCTATGGGCAAGAACTCCGGGAGCTTTCCTCTGGGATGGTACCGGCAGGGAATCACACCGTGGTGTTCTCTGTCGAGCCCTATCCGGCGGGACTATACTGGCTGCGGCTCCAGAGTCCAACTGCAATTGTGCTGCGCCCGCTGCTCATTGTTCGGTAG
- a CDS encoding metallophosphoesterase yields MVWLLAFAVAVASHWSKLWLVQAEVAPGSATVYGKPPYRVESTIAAPEAADSTLRWIVIGDWGTGSVTQRRVARAMAAIARRAPIHFILSTGDNIYPSGVLAADDPQWSTKYERIYSDSSLQVPWYAVLGNHDYRGRPEAQIAYSRRSSRWRMPERYYSVTQTLPDGTPVLFVALDTQELLTNPRAGRRQLGWLEQTLRSFPGRWKFVWGHHQLRSAGAYGENEALLKLLKPLFDRYGVVAYFCGHEHDLQLLKHPDDSFLCVVSGAGGGVRSTAYGPHSLFALARPGFVYVALSGSACRLWFITEDATPQFVLDVEPPSGSL; encoded by the coding sequence ATGGTGTGGCTTCTCGCGTTTGCTGTTGCCGTTGCCAGCCACTGGTCGAAGCTCTGGCTCGTTCAGGCTGAGGTAGCTCCGGGGAGCGCTACTGTCTACGGGAAGCCACCTTACCGAGTCGAGAGCACGATTGCAGCTCCAGAAGCAGCGGATTCCACACTGCGCTGGATTGTCATCGGTGACTGGGGAACCGGGAGCGTCACGCAGCGCCGAGTTGCTCGCGCGATGGCTGCGATAGCCCGTCGGGCTCCCATCCACTTCATCCTCAGCACAGGCGACAACATCTACCCTTCGGGCGTCCTCGCTGCTGATGATCCCCAGTGGAGCACGAAGTATGAGCGCATCTATTCTGACAGCTCTCTGCAGGTGCCCTGGTACGCAGTGTTGGGCAACCATGACTACCGAGGGCGACCCGAAGCCCAGATAGCATACAGCCGGCGCAGTTCCCGATGGCGCATGCCGGAACGATACTACAGCGTAACGCAAACACTGCCCGATGGTACGCCAGTCCTCTTTGTAGCCCTGGATACACAGGAGCTCTTAACGAATCCGAGAGCGGGCCGCCGCCAGTTGGGGTGGTTGGAGCAAACGCTGCGCTCCTTTCCTGGACGCTGGAAGTTCGTCTGGGGGCATCATCAACTGCGCTCTGCTGGTGCCTACGGGGAGAACGAGGCTTTGCTGAAGCTCCTCAAGCCACTCTTCGACCGCTATGGGGTAGTGGCCTACTTCTGCGGCCACGAGCACGACCTACAGCTGCTGAAACATCCCGATGACAGCTTCCTCTGTGTTGTCTCCGGTGCTGGAGGGGGAGTGCGGTCGACAGCCTACGGTCCCCACTCCCTATTTGCGCTAGCACGGCCAGGATTCGTGTATGTGGCGCTGAGCGGCTCCGCATGTCGGCTGTGGTTCATCACAGAGGATGCTACTCCCCAGTTCGTTCTAGACGTCGAACCTCCTTCGGGCTCCCTATGA
- a CDS encoding RNA methyltransferase — MRKLSYEELCQQRLTIEQSRQAVRHPITIVLDNIRSLYNVGSIFRTADAIRAQEVILCGYTPAPPRPEIEKTALGATESVPWRYVRSCKEAIQSLRSAGIRIFAVELTDTAFPYDGLTTADFPAAFVFGNEIVGIQPEVLQVCDAALAIPMYGVKHSLNVAVAAGIVLYEALRCYRQGQWSESPEATTASTNDALPTGCSR, encoded by the coding sequence ATGCGCAAGCTCAGCTATGAGGAGCTCTGCCAGCAGAGGCTTACCATCGAGCAATCACGGCAGGCAGTACGCCACCCAATTACGATTGTGCTCGACAACATCCGCAGTCTCTACAACGTTGGCTCCATCTTCCGGACTGCCGACGCCATCCGGGCCCAGGAGGTTATCCTCTGCGGGTATACCCCGGCCCCTCCCCGACCCGAGATAGAGAAGACTGCTCTCGGGGCCACGGAGAGCGTACCATGGCGCTACGTACGCTCTTGCAAAGAAGCCATCCAGAGCCTGCGCTCCGCTGGCATTCGTATCTTCGCGGTTGAGCTGACCGATACGGCTTTCCCCTACGACGGACTCACCACAGCAGACTTCCCGGCTGCCTTCGTCTTCGGCAACGAAATCGTGGGAATTCAGCCGGAAGTCCTTCAGGTCTGCGATGCCGCTCTTGCCATCCCGATGTACGGAGTCAAGCACTCATTGAACGTCGCTGTTGCGGCAGGGATCGTGCTCTACGAAGCCCTCCGCTGCTACCGACAGGGACAGTGGTCTGAGTCTCCTGAAGCCACAACAGCGTCCACCAACGATGCGCTTCCGACTGGCTGCTCCCGCTGA
- the rpe gene encoding ribulose-phosphate 3-epimerase: protein MQGRTVRIAPSLLAADFACLREEIAACERAGVDLLHVDVMDGHFVPNLTLGPSIVAALRPHTRLPIDCHLMLAEPERYVPAFAEAGADWISVHVEACWHLHRVLTLIRSFGKRAGVVLNPTTPLAYAYEAAPYCDFFVLMSVNPGFGGQEFIPGVLRRISELRDFLLWQGVERDIEVDGGIHAGNVGDVVRAGATVIVSGSALFRGDLVQNVQTFRRLIAEAVDLGPVDS from the coding sequence ATGCAAGGACGCACCGTCCGGATTGCACCGTCACTGCTGGCTGCAGATTTTGCGTGCTTGAGAGAGGAGATAGCTGCCTGTGAGCGGGCTGGCGTAGACTTGCTCCATGTGGACGTCATGGATGGTCACTTCGTTCCCAACCTTACGCTTGGTCCCTCAATCGTCGCAGCTCTGCGCCCCCACACACGACTCCCAATAGACTGTCACCTCATGCTTGCGGAGCCAGAGCGATATGTCCCCGCTTTCGCTGAAGCTGGAGCTGACTGGATTTCTGTCCATGTTGAAGCCTGTTGGCATCTCCACCGGGTGCTCACTCTTATTCGTAGCTTCGGCAAGCGGGCAGGGGTGGTCCTCAACCCTACGACTCCTCTGGCGTACGCCTATGAAGCTGCGCCATACTGCGATTTCTTCGTGCTCATGTCGGTCAACCCTGGCTTTGGTGGGCAGGAGTTCATCCCTGGTGTGCTGCGGCGCATCTCAGAACTACGAGACTTTCTGCTGTGGCAGGGAGTGGAGAGGGATATCGAAGTCGATGGTGGTATCCATGCCGGAAATGTTGGAGATGTCGTCCGTGCTGGTGCCACTGTCATCGTCAGTGGCTCTGCTCTCTTTCGCGGTGACCTGGTGCAGAATGTGCAGACCTTCCGACGCCTCATCGCCGAGGCAGTGGATCTTGGCCCAGTAGATAGCTGA
- a CDS encoding AAA family ATPase: protein MKRFGAKLPEPLPPEKLRWRCSEEELPFETTDELEPLQEIVGQSRALEALRLGVSLWAPGYNIYVSGLSGTGRLATVQKILQEALTVCPPLYDYCYVHNFRDRSQPRLLRLPKGQGTAFRNALERAIALLRQRIPQLFEQEEFRSRRHSLAQDFEQRHRQLLQQFEERLRQQGFALGQVETQAGVEPEIFPVVAGTPITIGELDDYVRGRKLTPEEAQEIRRRYDEARFGLQELTRAAARLWQEYQQAVREHDRSAVMVLVRGIFGELRENFPYERVEEFLAEVEQDLLDHLHLFVAEPQETPLQAEQRLALLNERLRYYSVNVVVDNSQTECAPVIVETSPTYANLFGTIDRAVDGRGLWSADYTSIRAGSVLRADQGYLILNALDVLIQPGVWAALKNVILYGKLDIQAWDPLFALLPTGIKPEPVHVRLKVVLIGPEEVYTLLHLLDEDFPKMFKVHAQFDSEAPRSPELLLAYARFIRKLSQQEGILPAHRSAVAAIAEWAAEWAETQRKLTLLFSDLADVVREAHHVAQQQGAARIERVHVEEALSARRRRSDLVDEKIRELILQGSLLIDTTGERIGQVNGLTVYSTGTYNFGKPVRITASVGSGSSGIISIEREAELSGRIHSKGVLILAGLLRERFAHRHPLTLTASLTFEQSYSSVDGDSASAAELYALLSALAQVPVRQEIAVTGSLSQKGDIQPVGGINEKIRGFFEICQARGLTGTQGVIIPRQNVEDLMLPDIIIDAVREGRFHIWPIRHFEEGIPLLMGMPAGVLRPDGTYPRNTLFGKVQKRLEELWRLSQSDRQPSSNRLRRAHRNRVTLKR, encoded by the coding sequence ATGAAGCGATTTGGCGCTAAGCTCCCGGAACCGTTGCCGCCGGAGAAGCTGCGCTGGCGATGCAGCGAAGAGGAGCTTCCTTTTGAGACAACGGATGAGCTGGAGCCATTGCAAGAGATTGTAGGTCAATCCCGAGCACTGGAGGCATTAAGGTTGGGGGTCAGCCTCTGGGCTCCGGGCTACAACATCTACGTCTCCGGGCTCTCGGGAACGGGGCGCCTGGCAACAGTGCAGAAGATTCTCCAAGAGGCGTTGACTGTCTGCCCGCCCCTCTACGACTACTGCTACGTGCACAACTTTCGGGATCGGAGTCAGCCACGCCTTTTGCGCCTTCCCAAAGGGCAGGGAACGGCATTCCGGAATGCCTTGGAGCGGGCAATTGCTCTTTTGCGCCAAAGGATTCCTCAGTTGTTTGAGCAAGAGGAGTTCCGCTCCCGCCGCCATAGCTTAGCGCAAGACTTCGAGCAGCGTCATCGCCAACTCCTACAGCAGTTTGAGGAACGGCTTAGACAGCAGGGATTTGCGTTAGGACAGGTGGAGACACAAGCTGGAGTAGAGCCCGAGATCTTCCCTGTCGTTGCTGGAACACCGATTACGATTGGCGAGCTGGATGACTACGTACGCGGACGAAAGTTGACGCCGGAAGAAGCGCAGGAGATTCGGCGCCGCTACGACGAAGCGCGCTTTGGCCTCCAAGAGCTGACTCGCGCGGCGGCACGTCTCTGGCAGGAATACCAACAGGCGGTGCGAGAGCACGATCGTTCAGCTGTCATGGTGCTTGTTCGCGGAATCTTTGGGGAGCTACGCGAGAATTTCCCGTACGAGCGTGTGGAGGAGTTTCTTGCAGAGGTAGAACAGGACTTGCTGGATCACCTCCACTTGTTCGTTGCAGAACCTCAGGAGACTCCGCTCCAGGCCGAACAGCGCTTGGCATTGCTGAACGAGCGCTTACGGTACTACAGCGTCAACGTCGTTGTTGACAATAGCCAGACAGAATGTGCTCCGGTCATCGTAGAGACATCGCCCACCTATGCCAACCTCTTCGGTACAATTGACCGTGCGGTGGATGGTCGCGGGTTATGGTCGGCTGACTACACTTCCATCCGGGCTGGCTCCGTGTTGCGGGCTGACCAGGGCTACCTCATCCTCAACGCTCTGGATGTCCTGATCCAGCCTGGAGTGTGGGCAGCGCTGAAGAACGTTATCCTCTACGGCAAGTTGGACATCCAGGCTTGGGATCCTCTCTTCGCGCTATTGCCTACAGGCATCAAACCAGAGCCTGTCCACGTGAGGCTGAAGGTGGTCCTCATCGGACCAGAGGAGGTGTACACGCTGCTACACTTGCTGGATGAGGACTTCCCCAAGATGTTCAAGGTGCATGCCCAGTTTGACTCCGAAGCTCCGCGTTCTCCAGAGCTCTTGCTGGCTTACGCTCGTTTCATCCGTAAGCTGAGCCAGCAGGAGGGGATTCTGCCGGCACATCGTAGCGCCGTGGCGGCGATAGCAGAATGGGCTGCCGAATGGGCAGAGACTCAACGGAAGCTGACACTCCTCTTCAGCGATCTGGCCGATGTCGTACGGGAGGCTCACCATGTAGCGCAGCAGCAAGGTGCGGCGCGCATAGAGCGGGTTCACGTGGAGGAAGCACTCTCCGCACGTCGGCGCCGCTCCGACCTCGTGGATGAAAAGATCCGCGAGCTCATCCTCCAGGGCAGCTTGCTGATTGATACAACGGGAGAGCGAATTGGGCAGGTGAATGGCCTGACGGTCTACTCCACCGGCACCTACAACTTCGGCAAGCCTGTTCGGATTACGGCTTCTGTTGGTAGCGGAAGTAGCGGTATCATCAGCATTGAACGGGAGGCGGAGCTCAGCGGACGCATCCACAGCAAAGGGGTGCTCATCCTCGCGGGGTTGTTACGCGAGCGCTTTGCCCACCGCCATCCTCTGACGTTGACGGCTTCGCTGACGTTTGAACAGTCATACAGTAGTGTGGACGGTGACAGCGCTTCGGCGGCAGAACTCTATGCACTGCTCTCTGCATTGGCCCAAGTTCCGGTGCGCCAGGAGATAGCTGTTACAGGCTCGCTGAGCCAGAAGGGGGACATCCAGCCTGTGGGAGGCATCAATGAGAAGATCCGTGGCTTCTTTGAAATCTGCCAAGCGCGAGGCCTGACGGGAACCCAAGGTGTCATCATCCCCCGGCAGAACGTCGAAGACTTGATGCTGCCCGACATCATCATTGATGCTGTGCGGGAAGGCCGGTTCCACATTTGGCCGATCCGCCACTTCGAGGAAGGGATCCCGCTATTGATGGGAATGCCTGCGGGTGTTCTCCGTCCCGATGGTACATATCCCCGCAACACACTCTTCGGCAAAGTCCAGAAGCGGCTAGAGGAGCTCTGGAGGCTATCTCAGAGCGATCGGCAGCCATCCTCGAACCGCTTGCGCCGCGCCCATAGGAACCGGGTAACGCTGAAGCGGTAA